One Anser cygnoides isolate HZ-2024a breed goose chromosome 6, Taihu_goose_T2T_genome, whole genome shotgun sequence genomic region harbors:
- the MAIP1 gene encoding m-AAA protease-interacting protein 1, mitochondrial, producing MMALRGVAGPSRWLGRALAAPGAARAPPVASAVSALVPAWNWVRRPAGPRPLGSAARFASTQGRGPEAEGPRRRVVVVRITSPLAWLRTRCYYLLIRLYFDPEFSVEEFTRGAKQAFSVVSQLLSQRKLDLLDGLVSAEVLQVLKEKISLLSDNHRDALAADIDAIMYTTEGDIRIYYDDDGRKFVSILMRFWYLNGANLPDEVPGETKVFQIVFGDESTKEKRHLLTANYEFQREFTEGAKPDWTITRIEHPRLLE from the exons ATGATGGCGCTGCGCGGGGTTGCCGGGCCCAGCCGCTGGCTGGGGCGGGCGCTCGCGGCTccgggggcggcccgggcccCGCCGGTCGCCTCCGCCGTCTCGGCCCTGGTCCCGGCCTGGAACTGGGTCCGCCGCCCGGCGGGGCCCCGGCCGCTCGGGTCCGCCGCCCGCTTCGCCAGCACACAGGGGCGTGGGCCAGAGGCCgaggggccgcggcggcgggtGGTGGTGGTGCGGATCACCAGCCCGCTGGCCTGGCTGCGCACCCGCTGTTACTACCTGCTCATCCGCCTCTACTTCGACCCCGAGTTCAGCGTCGAGGAGTTCACGCGGGGCGCCAAGCAG gccttttctgttgtttcacaGCTGCTGTCTCAGCGTAAACTTGATCTGCTAGATGGACTTGTGTCAGCAGAG GTACTTCAGGTGCTGAAGGAAAAGATTTCCTTACTCTCTGACAACCACAGGGATGCTTTAGCAGCTGACATTGATGCAATCATGTACACGACAGAAGGAGATATTCGCATTTACTACGATGATGATG GCAGAAAGTTTGTTAGTATCCTGATGCGTTTCTGGTATCTGAATGGAGCTAACCTACCTGATGAAGTACCAGGTGAAACCAAAGTTTTCCAAATTGTGTTTGGAGAtgaaagcacaaaagaaaaaaggcatcttttaaCAGCAAACTATGA GTTCCAAAGGGAATTTACAGAAGGAGCAAAACCGGACTGGACAATTACACGGATTGAGCATCCAAGGCTATTAGAATAA